The region TCGTCCCGTAGCCGGTGCCGATACCGGTCGCGAGTAGGGCCGCCAACACGAACGTGGCGGCCGGGAACAGCGCCGCCCCGACGCCCCCGATGTCGGCGAGCCAGACCAGTCCGTCGACGAACCCGCCGATCTGGAGGGTCTCGGCGAACATCCCCGCCCAGATCCACGCGACGATGGCCGTCACCGCCACCGGCTGAGTCATCCCCTCGAAGATGGTGTTGGCGTAGGTCTTCCAATTACCCTTGACGAAGAACATTCCGACGATCAGCCCGATCAACATCCCGGCGACCAGGCCCGCCTCGTCGGAGATCCGCCAGAGGGCAGTCTGGGCGATCGCCCAAATGATGAAGATCAGAATCGGGAGCGCACTCATTCCTCGCCCGCCATAGAACTCGATTCGGGGCTCATCCCCCTCCCCGCCGCCGAACCCGCTCATGACATCCGGCTCCGTTGCTTCGCTCATTTCATTCACTTCATGGCTCAAAACCGGACAATATAAATGTGCCGTCTGATGCCATACGGATCCCCGAAGCGAACATCGATGATGGAAGGGCCTACAGGGGATAATAGGGACCTAAGCGGACTCGGATCGGTGGCGAGCGCGTCGACCGTGTGACCGATTCCCTTCCGCCAGGCCAAGGTACACCTGCGGCGAGGCCGTGTCCCGATCCATGCAGGCACGAGTCATCGACGAGTTCGGCGAGCCCGACGTCTTCGAGACCCGCGAGATCGAAACGCCCGAACCCGGCGAGGGCGAGGTCCGGATCTCGGTCACAGCTTCCAGCGTCAACCCCGTCGAC is a window of Halalkalicoccus subterraneus DNA encoding:
- a CDS encoding Na+/H+ antiporter NhaC family protein → MSEATEPDVMSGFGGGEGDEPRIEFYGGRGMSALPILIFIIWAIAQTALWRISDEAGLVAGMLIGLIVGMFFVKGNWKTYANTIFEGMTQPVAVTAIVAWIWAGMFAETLQIGGFVDGLVWLADIGGVGAALFPAATFVLAALLATGIGTGYGTTVAFVTLFFPAGVLLGANPVLMFGSILSGAIFGDNLAPVSDTTIVSAVTQDSDIGGVVASRFKYAI